One Natator depressus isolate rNatDep1 chromosome 3, rNatDep2.hap1, whole genome shotgun sequence DNA segment encodes these proteins:
- the CALM2 gene encoding calmodulin-2, with protein MADQLTEEQIAEFKEAFSLFDKDGDGTITTKELGTVMRSLGQNPTEAELQDMINEVDADGNGTIDFPEFLTMMARKMKDTDSEEEIREAFRVFDKDGNGYISAAELRHVMTNLGEKLTDEEVDEMIREADIDGDGQVNYEEFVQMMTAK; from the exons Atg GCTGATCAACTGACAGAAGAGCAGATCGCAG AATTCAAAGAAGCCTTTTCGCTATTTGACAAGGATGGTGATGGTACTATAACAACAAAGGAATTGGGGACAGTGATGAGGTCACTTGGCCAAAACCCCACAGAAGCTGAGTTACAGGATATGATCAATGAAGTAGATGCTGATG GCAATGGCACAATTGACTTTCCAGAATTTCTGACAATGATGGCAAGAAAAATGAAAGATACAGACAGTGAAGAAGAAATTAGAGAAGCATTCCGTGTGTTCGATAAG GATGGAAATGGTTATATTAGTGCTGCAGAACTTCGCCATGTGATGACAAATCTTGGAGAGAAGCTAACAGATGAAGAAGTTGATGAGATGATTAGGGAAGCAGACATTGATGGTGATGGTCAAGTAAACTATGAAG AGTTTGTACAAATGATGACAGCAAAGTGA